From Methanotorris formicicus Mc-S-70:
TATTGATGTTTATGATGATTTTAGGGAAATACATCCATCTACAGATGCATTCTATAAGATGATTTTGGGATAAAATGGATTTTGAAATATTTAAAGAAATGGGGCTAACTCTCGTTAATAAGTATGGTTACTTAGGCATTTTTTTAATAGGGTTTTCTGAGCCAATTTTTCAGCCAGTTCCAACAGAGATTTTTATAATTAGTGGTATTCTTTTGGGTCTTGATTGGAAGTTGGTTTTAATTGTTTCCACACTCGCCTGCAATCTCGGGGCTATAATAACCTATCATCTTGCAGTAAGATACGGGGAAAAGTTGGCATTGAAGTTATTTGAAGAAGAAAAGTTAAAAAAAGGGGAAAAGTTTTTAAAAAAATGGGGAGTTATGGGAGTTATTGTTGTAAGTTTTACCCCAATCCCATTTGAGATAATATGTTGGGTTTGTGGAATGTTCAACATGCCATTTAAAAAGTATATGGTTGCAGTGTTTTTGAGTAGGATGATTAAACATGGCTTGGCTGTTTTACCATTTATTTTACCAATAAAAAACCATCTTCCATTTTAATACTAAATACTAAAAAATTCATAAACAGAATTTTATATTAAATAAGATATAACTTAATTTAGCAATAAAACAATATAAAAAATTCTTTTTTGGTGATGTTATGTGTTTAGCAATTCCATGC
This genomic window contains:
- a CDS encoding YqaA family protein encodes the protein MDFEIFKEMGLTLVNKYGYLGIFLIGFSEPIFQPVPTEIFIISGILLGLDWKLVLIVSTLACNLGAIITYHLAVRYGEKLALKLFEEEKLKKGEKFLKKWGVMGVIVVSFTPIPFEIICWVCGMFNMPFKKYMVAVFLSRMIKHGLAVLPFILPIKNHLPF